The Drosophila teissieri strain GT53w chromosome X, Prin_Dtei_1.1, whole genome shotgun sequence genome has a segment encoding these proteins:
- the LOC122623858 gene encoding tryptophan 2,3-dioxygenase, whose protein sequence is MSCPYAGNGNDHDDSAVPLTTEVGKIYGEYLMLDKLLDAQCMLSEEDKRPVHDEHLFIITHQAYELWFKQIIFEFDSIRDMLDAEVIDETKTLEIVKRLHRVVLILKLLVDQVPILETMTPLDFMDFRKYLAPASGFQSLQFRLIENKLGVLTEQRVRYNQKYSDVFSDEEARNSIRNSEKDPSLLELVQRWLERTPGLEESGFNFWAKFQESVDRFLAAQVQSAMEEPVEKAKNYRLMDIEKRREVYRSIFDPAVHDALVRRGDRRFSHRALQGAIMITFYRDEPRFSQPHQLLTLLMDIDSLITKWRYNHVIMVQRMIGSQQLGTGGSSGYQYLRSTLSDRYKVFLDLFNLSTFLIPREAIPPLDETIRKKLINKSV, encoded by the exons ATGAGCTGTCCCTATGCAGGAAACGG AAACGATCACGATGATTCGGCGGTGCCATTGACCACGGAGGTGGGCAAGATCTATGGAGAGTACCTGATGCTGGACAAGCTGCTGGATGCCCAGTGCATGCTCTCCGAGGAGGACAAGCGACCAGTGCACGATGAGCATCTGTTCATCATCACGCACCAGG CCTACGAGCTGTGGTTCAAGCAGATCATCTTCGAGTTCGACTCCATACGGGACATGCTGGATGCAGAGGTCATCGATGAGACCAAGACGCTGGAGATTGTCAAGCGACTGCACCGAGTGGTTCTGATACTAAAA CTCCTGGTGGACCAAGTGCCCATTTTGGAGACCATGACGCCGCTAGATTTCATGGACTTCCGCAAGTATCTGGCCCCCGCATCCGGTTTCCAGTCGCTGCAGTTCCGTTTGATCGAGAATAAGTTGGGAGTGCTGACTGAGCAGCGGGTGAGGTACAACCAGAAGTACTCGGATGTCTTTAGCGACGAGGAGGCGCGGAATTCGATTCGCAACTCGGAGAAGGATCCCTCACTGCTGGAGCTGGTGCAGCGCTGGCTGGAGCGGACACCTGGCCTGGAGGAGAGTGGCTTCAACTTCTGGGCCAAGTTCCAGGAGAGCGTCGATCGTTTTCTGGCGGCACAGGTACAGAGCGCCATGGAGGAGCCCGTGGAGAAGGCCAAAAACTACCGCCTCATGGACATCGAGAAGCGACGCGAGGTGTACCGCTCCATCTTCGATCCGGCGGTGCACGATGCACTGGTGCGACGTGGGGATCGCCGGTTCAGCCATCGAGCCCTCCAGGGCGCCATCATGATCACCTTCTACAGGGACGAGCCGAGGTTCAGCCAGCCCCACCAGCTGCTCACCCTGCTGATGGACATCGACTCGTTAATAACCAAGTGGAGAT ACAATCACGTGATCATGGTGCAACGCATGATTGGATCCCAGCAGTTGGGCACCGGTGGCTCGTCCGGATATCAATATCTGCGCTCCACTCTCAG TGATCGCTACAAGGTGTTTCTGGATCTGTTCAACCTGTCCACTTTCCTCATTCCCCGCGAGGCGATTCCGCCGCTGGACGAGACCATTCGCAAGAAGCTGATCAACAAAAGTGTCTGA